The following are encoded in a window of Solidesulfovibrio magneticus RS-1 genomic DNA:
- a CDS encoding phosphoribosylanthranilate isomerase: MSAPLAKVCGMTRAEDVVGCAEAGADLLGFIFAAKSPRRLTPAQAAALPRVAAKRVGVFVEQTLEEVLSIMAEAELDLAQLHGGQDPEFCRAVGPHRVIRAFWPQKHPTIGSLAAEMAAFDGAVRYALLDAGTSGGGHGTSLDFSALAELAPPMPWLLAGGLGPDNVAEALRIAKPHGVDLNSGVESSPGLKDLQKVRRSLWSVKGV; the protein is encoded by the coding sequence ATGAGCGCGCCCCTGGCCAAGGTCTGCGGCATGACCCGGGCCGAAGACGTCGTCGGCTGCGCCGAGGCCGGAGCCGACCTGCTCGGCTTCATCTTCGCCGCCAAAAGCCCGCGCCGCCTGACCCCGGCCCAGGCGGCGGCCCTGCCGCGCGTCGCGGCCAAACGCGTGGGCGTTTTCGTGGAGCAAACCCTCGAAGAAGTGCTCAGCATCATGGCCGAGGCAGAACTCGATCTGGCCCAGCTCCACGGCGGCCAGGACCCGGAGTTCTGCCGGGCCGTGGGGCCGCACCGGGTCATCCGGGCCTTCTGGCCCCAGAAGCACCCGACCATAGGCAGCCTCGCCGCCGAGATGGCCGCCTTTGACGGCGCGGTCCGCTACGCGCTGCTTGACGCCGGCACCTCGGGCGGCGGCCACGGCACATCCCTGGATTTCAGCGCCCTGGCCGAACTCGCCCCGCCCATGCCGTGGCTTTTGGCCGGGGGCCTGGGGCCGGACAACGTGGCCGAAGCGCTGCGCATCGCCAAGCCCCACGGCGTGGACCTCAACTCCGGCGTGGAATCCTCGCCGGGCCTCAAAGACCTCCAAAAAGTCCGGAGGTCCCTTTGGTCCGTGAAGGGCGTGTAG
- a CDS encoding indole-3-glycerol-phosphate synthase — protein MLEKFRAAKAAEVRRLVGLEAAQQLPEPYKGKRPSFSDALIAKAPMAVIAEYKRASPSMGDINLGLGPHDVAAMYAASGAAAISVLTEETYFKGSLDYLETMSRCGLPLLRKDFLLHPLQVVQTAATKASALLLIVRMLTDVELNEMLRLTYDAGLEAVVEVFDERDLERAEAAGAHIIQVNNRDLDTLKTDFAVATRLAAYKRPGRLWIAASGIKTRADVEAMQALGFDAVLVGTSIMAEADPGAALARLAGSAA, from the coding sequence ATGCTTGAGAAGTTTCGGGCCGCCAAGGCGGCCGAAGTGCGCCGACTGGTCGGCCTTGAGGCGGCCCAGCAGCTGCCCGAGCCCTACAAGGGCAAACGGCCGTCGTTTTCCGACGCGCTCATCGCCAAGGCTCCCATGGCCGTCATCGCCGAGTACAAGCGGGCGTCGCCTTCCATGGGCGACATCAACCTCGGCCTTGGCCCCCACGACGTGGCCGCCATGTACGCCGCCTCGGGAGCCGCCGCCATCTCGGTCTTGACCGAGGAGACCTACTTCAAGGGGTCCCTGGACTACCTCGAAACCATGAGCCGTTGCGGTCTGCCACTTCTGCGCAAGGACTTCCTGCTCCATCCCTTGCAGGTGGTGCAGACGGCGGCCACCAAGGCCTCGGCCTTGCTGCTCATCGTGCGGATGCTCACCGATGTGGAATTAAACGAAATGCTGCGCCTGACCTACGACGCGGGCCTGGAAGCCGTGGTCGAGGTCTTTGACGAGCGCGACCTGGAACGCGCCGAAGCCGCCGGCGCGCACATCATCCAGGTCAACAACCGCGACCTGGATACGCTCAAAACCGACTTCGCCGTGGCCACCCGGCTGGCCGCCTACAAACGCCCCGGCCGGCTGTGGATCGCCGCCAGCGGCATCAAGACCCGGGCCGACGTGGAGGCCATGCAGGCCCTCGGCTTCGACGCCGTGCTGGTCGGCACCTCCATCATGGCCGAGGCCGACCCCGGCGCGGCCCTGGCCCGGCTGGCCGGGAGCGCGGCATGA
- the trpD gene encoding anthranilate phosphoribosyltransferase, producing MEKHVECLELLAIGKNLPPDLATYAFRAMYTGEMPASCVGAFLMGLKTKGEAAVEIAAGVTTALEQARLVEGLTGPRIDTCGTGGDNTCSFNCSTAVALYLAAMGHKVVKHGNRAVSSACGSADAVESLGFPLVVEPDAVAAELDKHNFVFLFAPNYHPAFKRIGPIRKELGARTLFNLMGPLLNPARPTHQILGVPTSRHVPLMAEVLALTGLSRGVVVHGAGGFDELTPFGPADVCWVKDGWLKKERIDPATLGVSESKLGDVVVSGRDEAVAVLQGVLSGKGPQAMLDMVALNLGCALHLLEDGLTLRQGVDKAKDAIAQGAAAAFFKDVFHA from the coding sequence GTGGAAAAACACGTTGAATGCCTCGAACTGCTCGCCATCGGCAAGAACCTGCCCCCCGATCTCGCCACTTACGCCTTCCGGGCCATGTACACCGGCGAAATGCCCGCCTCGTGCGTGGGCGCCTTCCTCATGGGCCTCAAGACCAAGGGCGAGGCCGCCGTGGAAATCGCCGCCGGCGTCACCACCGCCCTGGAACAGGCCCGGCTGGTCGAAGGCCTCACCGGCCCGCGCATCGACACCTGCGGCACCGGCGGCGACAACACTTGCTCGTTTAACTGCTCCACCGCCGTGGCGCTGTACCTCGCCGCCATGGGCCACAAGGTCGTCAAACACGGCAACCGCGCCGTGTCCAGCGCCTGCGGCAGCGCCGACGCCGTGGAATCCCTGGGCTTCCCCCTGGTCGTCGAACCCGACGCCGTGGCCGCCGAACTGGATAAGCACAATTTCGTGTTCCTCTTCGCCCCCAACTACCATCCGGCCTTCAAGCGCATCGGCCCCATCCGCAAGGAACTCGGCGCGCGCACGCTGTTCAACCTCATGGGGCCGCTTTTGAACCCCGCCCGGCCCACGCACCAGATTCTCGGCGTACCCACCTCGCGCCACGTGCCGCTCATGGCCGAGGTGCTGGCGCTCACCGGCCTGTCGCGCGGCGTGGTCGTCCACGGAGCCGGCGGCTTTGACGAGCTGACCCCGTTCGGCCCGGCCGACGTGTGTTGGGTGAAAGACGGCTGGCTCAAAAAGGAGCGCATCGACCCGGCCACCCTGGGCGTGTCCGAAAGCAAACTCGGCGACGTGGTGGTCTCGGGCCGCGACGAGGCCGTGGCCGTGCTGCAGGGCGTGCTCTCCGGCAAAGGCCCCCAAGCCATGCTCGACATGGTGGCCTTAAACCTCGGCTGCGCCCTGCATCTGCTCGAAGACGGCCTGACCCTGCGCCAGGGCGTGGACAAGGCCAAGGACGCCATCGCCCAGGGCGCGGCGGCCGCGTTTTTCAAGGACGTGTTCCATGCTTGA
- a CDS encoding HEPN domain-containing protein, whose amino-acid sequence MNTIPALIDKAEASLRAARLLGSEGYLDFAVGRLHAVMRYVAEAFLIRHGYPVADAANIPSAFALHLTATGYLPETFNRFLTEAARLRDRAENETDTGITAEDVSEQIERAKAFLYLAREELADTPKSPPHAAA is encoded by the coding sequence GTGAACACCATCCCCGCCCTCATCGACAAGGCCGAGGCCAGCCTTCGCGCCGCGCGGCTGCTTGGCAGCGAGGGCTACCTCGATTTCGCCGTGGGTCGCCTCCACGCCGTCATGCGCTACGTGGCCGAGGCCTTCCTCATCCGCCACGGCTACCCCGTGGCCGATGCCGCCAACATCCCCTCGGCCTTTGCCCTGCACCTGACCGCCACCGGCTACCTGCCCGAAACCTTCAACCGATTCCTCACCGAAGCCGCCCGGCTGCGCGACCGGGCCGAAAACGAAACCGATACCGGCATAACCGCCGAAGACGTGTCCGAACAGATCGAACGGGCCAAGGCCTTCCTCTACCTCGCCCGGGAAGAACTCGCCGACACGCCCAAATCACCCCCGCACGCCGCCGCATAA
- a CDS encoding anthranilate synthase component II: MFLLIDNFDSFTFNVVQAFQQCGHDPLVLKNDDPKILELAASGKLEKVCISPGPSNPTNAGLCLQFLELLPATTPVFGVCLGHQILGHFAGAPVVVADRIMHGKTSDVYHRETGLFEGLPNPMECCRYHSLLVLASKAPDKLEITAWTEQNEVMGMRYRDRPWVGVQFHPESVFTPDGMKLIGNFPDKIL, translated from the coding sequence ATGTTTTTACTTATTGATAACTTCGACTCGTTCACCTTCAACGTGGTGCAGGCCTTCCAGCAGTGCGGCCACGATCCGTTGGTGCTCAAAAACGACGACCCCAAGATTCTGGAGCTGGCCGCCTCGGGCAAGCTGGAGAAGGTCTGCATCTCCCCCGGCCCGAGCAACCCCACCAACGCCGGGCTGTGCCTGCAATTTCTGGAGCTGTTGCCGGCCACGACCCCGGTGTTCGGCGTCTGCCTGGGCCATCAGATTCTGGGCCATTTCGCCGGCGCGCCGGTCGTCGTCGCCGACCGCATCATGCACGGCAAGACCTCCGACGTGTACCACCGCGAAACCGGGCTTTTCGAGGGCCTGCCCAACCCCATGGAGTGCTGCCGCTACCATTCGCTTTTGGTGCTGGCCTCCAAGGCTCCGGACAAGCTCGAAATCACGGCCTGGACCGAACAAAACGAAGTCATGGGGATGCGGTATCGGGATAGACCGTGGGTCGGCGTACAGTTTCACCCGGAGTCGGTGTTTACACCCGACGGCATGAAGCTGATCGGCAATTTCCCGGATAAGATTCTGTAA
- a CDS encoding anthranilate synthase component I family protein — translation MSAIKLRQEGTWLPADVQTPISLFLGLVGERPGILLESAEVDGRLGRYSLIAWDFRLRIRLKDGKLDVNARDQRLAGLEKHSGRGMMEGLRAVLADLNILAPEGFDDVPPITRSLVGYFGYGVAGVFEPKLAKVLPPDEAEFCLVLPGRVVLFDHVKHRCLHLSLDEGKKAKIEHANIFAPMNRPVLGKVVNTPDAEGYMDAVAQCKEMIRAGECIQTVLSTRFAAPFSGDPFVVYRRLRQVNPSPYMFFMRLPRVTLLGSSPELLIRCRDGELTTCPIAGTRHRSADPVEDDRLAEELLADPKERAEHVMLVDLGRNDLGRMAEKGTVKVEKFMAVERFSHVMHIVSYVTAKLKKGLDALDVLQCAFPAGTLSGAPKVRAMEMIADLENRLPRGPYAGCIGWIGLDEGRVNLDTGITIRSMWIRDGMASWQAGAGIVYDSDPASEWKECQNKARVIAEVLAAKEEGDVFTY, via the coding sequence ATGAGTGCGATCAAGCTCCGCCAGGAAGGGACGTGGCTGCCGGCCGACGTCCAGACGCCCATCAGCCTATTCCTCGGGCTTGTGGGCGAACGGCCCGGAATCCTTCTCGAAAGCGCCGAAGTCGACGGCCGCCTGGGCCGTTACAGCCTCATCGCCTGGGATTTCCGCCTGCGCATCCGTTTGAAGGACGGCAAGCTCGACGTCAACGCCCGGGACCAGCGGCTGGCCGGCCTGGAAAAGCATTCCGGCCGGGGCATGATGGAGGGACTTCGGGCCGTCTTGGCCGACCTCAACATCTTGGCCCCCGAGGGTTTTGACGACGTGCCGCCCATCACCCGCTCCCTGGTGGGCTACTTCGGCTACGGCGTGGCCGGGGTGTTCGAACCCAAGCTGGCCAAGGTGTTGCCGCCCGATGAGGCCGAGTTTTGTCTGGTGCTGCCCGGCCGGGTGGTGCTTTTCGACCACGTCAAGCACCGCTGCCTGCATCTGTCCCTGGACGAGGGCAAGAAGGCCAAGATCGAGCACGCCAACATCTTCGCGCCCATGAATCGGCCGGTGCTGGGCAAGGTGGTCAACACCCCGGACGCCGAGGGCTACATGGACGCGGTGGCCCAGTGCAAGGAGATGATCCGGGCCGGCGAGTGCATCCAGACCGTGCTTTCGACGCGCTTTGCCGCGCCGTTTTCCGGCGACCCGTTTGTGGTCTACCGGCGGCTGCGGCAGGTGAACCCTTCGCCCTACATGTTTTTCATGCGCCTGCCGCGCGTGACGCTGCTGGGGTCGTCGCCGGAGCTGCTCATCCGCTGCCGCGACGGCGAGCTGACCACCTGCCCCATCGCCGGCACCCGCCACCGCAGCGCCGATCCCGTCGAGGACGACCGTCTGGCCGAGGAACTGCTGGCCGATCCCAAGGAACGCGCCGAGCATGTCATGCTGGTGGACCTTGGCCGCAACGACCTTGGCCGCATGGCCGAAAAGGGCACGGTGAAGGTCGAGAAGTTCATGGCCGTGGAGCGGTTTTCCCACGTCATGCACATCGTCTCCTACGTCACGGCCAAGCTCAAAAAGGGCCTCGACGCCCTGGACGTGCTGCAATGCGCCTTCCCGGCCGGCACGCTTTCGGGCGCGCCCAAGGTGCGGGCCATGGAGATGATCGCGGACCTCGAAAACCGGCTGCCGCGCGGCCCCTACGCCGGCTGCATCGGCTGGATCGGCCTGGACGAAGGCCGCGTCAACCTCGACACGGGCATCACCATCCGCAGCATGTGGATACGCGACGGCATGGCCTCGTGGCAGGCCGGCGCCGGCATCGTCTACGACTCGGACCCGGCTTCGGAATGGAAGGAGTGTCAAAACAAGGCCCGGGTCATCGCCGAAGTGCTGGCCGCCAAGGAGGAAGGCGATGTTTTTACTTATTGA
- a CDS encoding prephenate dehydrogenase/arogenate dehydrogenase family protein, with product MGQLVAAKCRAAGVAVRELDRPLTPDGIAAALAGADMVLVSVPVYATAEVTARLAPHLAAPQILADVGSVKTLPIAAMVEGYGGPVVGTHPLFGPAPAQDDGLRVAVMDGRPGQDVWATELVADWCRRIGFAPFPSTAKEHDKAAAYVQGLNFVTTVAYLAAQAAGGEVRKYLTPSFERRLAAAEKLITKDAALFTALFEANPHSHEAVRNYRNFLNIAAGGDIDLLVRRAEAWWTEKTEKKDNP from the coding sequence ATGGGCCAGCTTGTCGCGGCCAAATGCCGGGCGGCGGGCGTGGCTGTTCGGGAGCTTGACCGGCCGCTGACGCCTGACGGCATCGCGGCGGCGTTGGCCGGGGCGGACATGGTGCTGGTTTCGGTGCCGGTCTACGCCACGGCCGAGGTGACGGCCAGGCTCGCGCCGCATCTGGCCGCGCCGCAGATTCTGGCCGACGTCGGGTCGGTGAAGACGCTGCCTATCGCCGCCATGGTCGAAGGGTACGGCGGGCCGGTGGTGGGCACGCATCCGCTTTTTGGCCCGGCTCCGGCCCAGGATGACGGGCTGCGGGTGGCGGTCATGGACGGCCGGCCCGGGCAGGACGTCTGGGCGACGGAGCTTGTGGCCGACTGGTGCCGCCGCATCGGCTTTGCCCCCTTCCCGTCCACGGCCAAGGAGCACGACAAGGCGGCGGCCTATGTCCAGGGCCTCAATTTCGTCACCACCGTGGCCTATCTTGCCGCCCAGGCGGCCGGCGGCGAGGTGCGCAAGTACTTAACGCCCTCCTTCGAGCGGCGGCTGGCGGCGGCGGAAAAGCTCATCACCAAGGACGCGGCCCTTTTCACGGCGCTTTTCGAGGCCAATCCGCACAGCCATGAGGCCGTGCGAAACTACCGGAATTTCCTCAATATCGCCGCAGGCGGCGACATCGACCTGCTGGTTCGCCGGGCCGAGGCCTGGTGGACCGAGAAGACGGAAAAAAAGGACAACCCATGA
- the aroA gene encoding 3-phosphoshikimate 1-carboxyvinyltransferase yields the protein MPIITAPPSKSVSHRAVIAASLAAGTSRLTGLLDSQDISRTRDCMIAMGAAMHPQSDGSVVVSGTAGRPLGGEDEEEHSVALDVGESGTTCRLLVAVAAAGRGHFLVRGHGRMHDRPIGELVNALLPLGPECLYLEKSGCPPLAVVTQGLAGGTTSISLEDSSQYLSGLLLAAPMAAGPLTIEITGKKTVSWPYVAITLSALADFGVPFTVQTRQGDAWVEADWRAITDVVPGQIRFAMQPARYRPREYAVEADWSSASYFLAAGAVGPAPVTVAGLRQDSLQGDRAIRDILARMGARIEETAEGLTVFPSELHGQELDMGRCPDLVPTVAAAACFASGETIIKNVAHLRLKESDRIEAVAENCTQAGAVVTTLPDGLRIKPKALRTDQRVEFSAFDDHRLAMSAAIFELAGIDVVIDNPGCVAKSFPTFWDKWEAIREAMQDEE from the coding sequence ATGCCGATCATCACCGCGCCGCCTTCCAAGTCCGTGTCCCACCGGGCCGTCATCGCCGCCAGCCTGGCCGCCGGCACCAGCCGCCTCACGGGGTTGCTCGATAGCCAGGACATTTCCCGCACCCGGGACTGCATGATCGCCATGGGCGCGGCCATGCATCCCCAAAGCGACGGCTCCGTGGTCGTCTCCGGCACCGCCGGCCGGCCCCTGGGCGGCGAAGACGAAGAAGAACATTCCGTCGCCCTCGACGTCGGCGAATCCGGCACCACCTGCCGCCTGCTCGTGGCCGTGGCCGCCGCCGGACGCGGCCATTTCCTGGTGCGCGGCCACGGCCGGATGCACGACCGCCCCATCGGCGAACTCGTCAACGCCCTGCTGCCCCTTGGCCCGGAATGCCTGTACCTCGAAAAATCCGGCTGCCCGCCCCTGGCCGTCGTCACCCAAGGGCTTGCCGGCGGAACCACCTCCATATCCTTGGAAGACAGCTCCCAGTACCTCTCCGGGCTGCTGCTGGCCGCACCCATGGCCGCCGGGCCGCTGACCATCGAGATCACCGGCAAAAAAACCGTATCCTGGCCCTACGTCGCCATCACCCTGTCCGCCCTGGCCGATTTCGGCGTGCCGTTCACCGTCCAGACCCGCCAAGGCGACGCCTGGGTCGAGGCCGACTGGCGCGCCATCACCGACGTCGTGCCCGGCCAGATCCGCTTCGCCATGCAGCCCGCCCGCTACAGGCCGCGCGAGTACGCCGTGGAAGCCGACTGGTCCAGCGCCTCCTACTTCCTGGCCGCCGGAGCCGTGGGACCGGCCCCGGTCACCGTGGCCGGCCTGCGCCAGGATTCGCTCCAAGGCGACCGGGCCATCCGCGACATCCTCGCCCGCATGGGCGCGCGCATCGAGGAAACGGCCGAGGGACTCACCGTCTTCCCGTCCGAACTGCACGGCCAGGAACTCGACATGGGCCGCTGCCCCGACCTCGTGCCCACCGTGGCTGCCGCCGCCTGCTTCGCCTCGGGCGAGACCATCATCAAAAACGTCGCCCACCTGCGCCTCAAGGAGTCCGACCGCATCGAGGCCGTGGCCGAAAACTGCACCCAGGCCGGAGCCGTGGTCACCACCCTGCCCGACGGCCTGCGCATCAAACCCAAAGCCCTGCGCACCGACCAGCGCGTGGAATTCTCTGCCTTCGACGACCACCGCTTAGCCATGTCCGCCGCCATCTTCGAACTGGCCGGCATCGACGTGGTCATCGACAACCCCGGCTGCGTCGCCAAATCGTTCCCCACCTTCTGGGACAAATGGGAAGCCATACGCGAAGCGATGCAGGACGAAGAGTAG
- the pheA gene encoding prephenate dehydratase → MNPDTTQPAVAPGSLEEALLEIRHGIDAVDDEIVALLNKRAALSLEVGRRKDGRASAIFKPFREQEVLARLTAANPGPLPNNHLIAVYREILSSSRRLQRPERVAYLGPEGTFSHFAAMAALGHSPDFLPQTTIGDVFAAVAGKQADLGVVPLENSLQGTIGQSLDNFQRYNVFIQAEITCRVSHALLSTATSLDAVEIVYSHPQPLAQCAGWLKTHLPRAKVIPTDSTAAAAARLAGEPNAAAIGHLRLAAMHHLNVLASPIEDLPDNWTRFFIIGPEDTKQQTRDKTSLLFTVPNKPGSLHQVLAHLAGEGINLTKLESRPIRGEKWQYFFFADLQCDLTREEYKKLLATLTENTHSLRILGCYPAGPQVDLAEGATDKAE, encoded by the coding sequence ATGAACCCGGACACGACCCAGCCTGCCGTCGCCCCGGGTTCCCTGGAGGAGGCGCTGCTCGAAATTCGCCACGGCATCGACGCCGTGGACGACGAGATCGTGGCCCTGCTCAACAAACGCGCCGCCCTGAGCCTGGAGGTCGGGCGGCGCAAGGACGGCCGGGCCAGCGCCATCTTCAAGCCCTTCCGCGAACAGGAAGTGCTGGCCCGCCTCACCGCCGCCAATCCCGGACCGCTGCCCAACAACCATCTTATCGCCGTCTACCGCGAAATCCTGTCCTCCTCGCGCCGTCTCCAGCGCCCCGAACGGGTGGCCTACCTCGGCCCCGAAGGCACCTTTTCCCACTTCGCCGCCATGGCCGCCCTGGGCCATTCCCCGGATTTCCTGCCCCAGACCACCATCGGCGACGTGTTCGCCGCCGTGGCCGGCAAGCAGGCCGACCTGGGCGTCGTGCCGCTGGAAAATTCCCTCCAAGGCACCATCGGCCAGAGCCTGGACAACTTCCAGCGCTACAACGTCTTTATCCAGGCCGAGATCACCTGCCGGGTCAGCCACGCCCTGCTCTCCACGGCAACGAGCCTGGACGCCGTGGAAATCGTCTACTCGCACCCCCAGCCCCTGGCCCAGTGCGCCGGCTGGCTCAAGACCCATCTGCCCCGGGCCAAGGTCATCCCCACCGACTCCACCGCCGCCGCCGCCGCGCGACTGGCCGGAGAGCCGAACGCCGCCGCCATCGGCCACCTGCGCCTGGCCGCCATGCACCACCTTAATGTGCTGGCCAGCCCCATCGAGGACCTGCCCGACAACTGGACGCGGTTTTTCATCATCGGCCCCGAGGACACCAAACAGCAGACCCGGGACAAGACCTCGCTGCTTTTCACCGTGCCCAACAAGCCCGGCTCCCTGCATCAGGTGCTGGCCCATCTGGCCGGCGAGGGCATCAACCTGACCAAGCTCGAATCGCGGCCCATCCGGGGCGAAAAGTGGCAGTACTTCTTTTTCGCCGACCTGCAATGCGACCTCACCCGCGAGGAATACAAGAAGCTCCTGGCCACCCTGACCGAAAACACCCACAGCCTGCGCATCCTCGGCTGCTACCCGGCCGGTCCCCAGGTGGACCTGGCCGAAGGCGCGACGGACAAGGCGGAGTGA
- a CDS encoding 3-dehydroquinate synthase II family protein: MTKEIWLKVVPFDKNVITLGLESGVDGFVVEAADADKVLALGRTQVMTPDQFELIPICCKDDEGTAIDSLKACRPVFLAQGWEIIPVENILACTEGLGLECESLDRARLAAGVLERGADKLLITPEAVCDLKTIVNELKLSQGTMELVPATITKIEHAGLGHRVCVDTTSILKTGEGMLVGNSSAFTFLVNAETESNPYVAARPFRINAGAVHAYCQMPGDKTRYLEELASGSEVLIVSHKGATKTAVVGRIKTEIRPMLLITAEVGGKEGKVFLQNAETIRLVTPEGKPVSVVALKEGDTVLVSTDVAGRHFGMRIAEEIKEG, encoded by the coding sequence ATGACCAAAGAAATATGGCTCAAGGTCGTTCCCTTCGACAAAAACGTCATCACCCTCGGCCTGGAATCCGGCGTGGACGGATTCGTGGTCGAAGCGGCCGACGCCGACAAGGTGCTGGCCCTGGGCCGCACCCAGGTGATGACGCCGGATCAGTTCGAACTGATCCCCATCTGCTGCAAAGATGACGAGGGAACGGCCATCGATTCCTTGAAGGCCTGTCGTCCGGTCTTCCTGGCCCAGGGCTGGGAGATCATCCCGGTGGAAAACATCCTGGCCTGCACCGAGGGCCTGGGGCTTGAGTGCGAAAGCCTGGACCGGGCGCGACTGGCCGCCGGAGTCCTGGAGCGCGGCGCGGACAAGCTGCTCATCACCCCCGAAGCCGTGTGCGACCTCAAGACCATCGTCAATGAACTCAAGCTCTCCCAGGGAACCATGGAACTCGTGCCGGCCACCATCACCAAGATCGAACACGCCGGCCTTGGCCACCGGGTCTGTGTGGACACCACGAGCATCTTAAAAACCGGCGAAGGGATGCTTGTGGGCAACAGCTCGGCCTTCACCTTCCTGGTCAACGCCGAAACCGAGTCCAATCCCTACGTCGCCGCCCGCCCCTTCCGCATCAACGCCGGCGCGGTCCACGCCTATTGCCAGATGCCCGGGGACAAGACCCGCTACCTCGAAGAGCTGGCCTCGGGCTCGGAAGTGCTCATCGTCTCCCACAAGGGCGCCACCAAGACCGCCGTGGTCGGCCGGATCAAGACCGAAATCCGGCCCATGCTGCTCATCACTGCGGAAGTCGGCGGCAAGGAAGGCAAGGTGTTCCTGCAAAACGCCGAAACCATCCGGCTGGTCACCCCCGAGGGCAAGCCCGTCAGCGTGGTGGCCCTTAAGGAAGGCGACACGGTGCTCGTTTCCACCGACGTGGCCGGCCGCCACTTCGGCATGCGCATCGCCGAAGAGATCAAGGAAGGATGA
- a CDS encoding 2-amino-3,7-dideoxy-D-threo-hept-6-ulosonate synthase: MLLGKAVRLERIFNRNTHRAIIVPMDHGVTVGPISGLIDMRDAVNQVAEGGANAVLMHKGLPRCSHRGRGRDVGLIIHLSASTSLSPFPNAKTLVGTVEDAIKLGADAVSLHINLGDETERDMLAHLGETTSRAADWGMPVLAMVYARGPKVKNEYDVDVVAHCARVGTELGADVVKVPYTGDIESFSKVTDACCIPVVIAGGPKMDNDRDLLQMAHDSVQAGGSGLSIGRNIFQHAQPARIVQALHGIVHLDWEVDQALELLKD; encoded by the coding sequence ATGCTGCTTGGGAAAGCCGTCCGCCTCGAACGCATTTTCAATCGCAACACCCACCGCGCCATCATCGTCCCCATGGACCACGGCGTCACCGTCGGCCCCATCTCGGGACTCATCGACATGCGCGACGCCGTCAACCAGGTCGCCGAAGGCGGGGCCAACGCCGTGCTCATGCACAAGGGCCTGCCCCGCTGCTCCCATCGCGGACGCGGCCGCGACGTCGGACTGATCATCCACCTGTCCGCGTCCACCAGCCTGTCGCCCTTCCCCAACGCCAAGACCCTGGTCGGCACCGTCGAGGACGCCATCAAGCTCGGGGCCGACGCCGTGTCCCTGCACATCAACCTCGGCGACGAGACCGAACGCGACATGCTGGCCCACCTCGGCGAAACCACCTCCCGGGCCGCCGACTGGGGGATGCCGGTGCTGGCCATGGTTTACGCCCGAGGCCCCAAGGTCAAAAACGAGTACGACGTGGACGTGGTGGCCCACTGCGCCCGGGTCGGCACCGAACTCGGCGCGGACGTGGTCAAGGTGCCCTACACCGGCGACATCGAATCCTTCTCCAAGGTCACCGACGCCTGCTGCATCCCCGTCGTCATCGCCGGCGGCCCCAAGATGGACAACGACCGCGACCTGCTGCAGATGGCCCACGACTCGGTCCAGGCCGGCGGCTCGGGCCTGTCCATTGGCCGCAACATCTTCCAGCACGCCCAGCCCGCCCGCATCGTCCAGGCCCTGCACGGCATCGTCCACCTCGACTGGGAAGTCGATCAGGCCCTCGAACTCCTCAAGGATTAA